A genomic stretch from Candidatus Deferrimicrobiaceae bacterium includes:
- a CDS encoding succinate dehydrogenase/fumarate reductase iron-sulfur subunit has translation MSGQNEHKTMTLKLIVWRQKGPNEPGRFETYTARNITEHHSFLEMLDVVNEDLIREGKEPIVFDHDCREGICGVCSQVINGMAHGGQERTTVCQLHMRKFKDGDTIYIEPWRARAFPILKDLLVDRGALDTIIQAGGYISTHTGGAPDGNAIPIPKPDAEYSMDAAECIGCGACVAACPNGAAMLFTGAKVSQLAALPQGRVEAKERVLAMIQAMQECGFGNCTNHYE, from the coding sequence AGGTCCGAACGAACCCGGCCGGTTCGAAACCTACACCGCCAGAAACATCACCGAGCACCACTCGTTTCTCGAGATGCTCGACGTCGTGAACGAGGACCTCATCCGGGAGGGAAAGGAGCCGATCGTCTTCGACCACGACTGCCGGGAGGGGATCTGCGGGGTCTGCTCGCAGGTCATCAACGGCATGGCTCATGGCGGGCAGGAGCGGACCACCGTCTGCCAGCTCCACATGCGCAAGTTCAAGGACGGCGACACGATCTACATCGAGCCGTGGCGCGCCCGGGCGTTCCCCATCCTGAAAGACCTGTTGGTGGACCGGGGCGCCCTCGACACGATCATCCAGGCGGGAGGGTACATCTCCACCCACACCGGCGGCGCTCCCGACGGCAACGCGATCCCCATCCCCAAGCCCGATGCCGAATACTCGATGGACGCCGCCGAGTGCATCGGATGCGGCGCCTGCGTGGCGGCCTGCCCGAACGGCGCGGCGATGCTCTTCACGGGCGCCAAGGTTTCGCAGCTGGCCGCCCTTCCCCAGGGAAGGGTGGAAGCCAAGGAAAGGGTCCTGGCGATGATCCAGGCGATGCAGGAGTGCGGCTTCGGCAACTGCACGAACCACTACGAG